The following DNA comes from Nocardioides panzhihuensis.
ATCGGCAACGAGTCCCGTACGGACGCTGTGGAGGAATCCGCCAAGGCGCCCTCGCCCGCCGAGTTCGCCGCCATGGCCAAGCAGAGCGAGGCCGCTGCTGCGGCGACCGAGTCTGCAGAGACCGCGCCCGAGGCGGAGACCGTCGAGCCCGCCGCGGTGGTCGAGCCTGCCGAGGCCCCCAAGGTCACGACCCGTACGCGTTCTCGCCGGTCCAGGGCGTCGAAGTCGGACGAGCCTGTGGTGGCCGAGACCGTCGAGGCGGTCGAGACCGCCCCCGAGGCAGCCGAGACCGCCCCCGAGGTGGCCGAGGCGCCGAAGGTCACGACCCGTACGCGCTCTCGCCGGTCCAAGGCGTCGGCCCCGGCCGAGGCCACGACCGAGTCCAAGCCCGAGTCCAAGCCGGAGGCGCCGACCGAGACGCCGGTCGAGCCCGCCGCTGAGCCGGAGGCCCCCAAGGTCACCACGCGGACCCGCACCCGCCGTACCGCGTCGACCGGTCGTCCGGTCCTGGCTGCCGTCGTCGGCAGCTCTTCCGTCAAGGAGCCGAAGCCGAAGCCGGAGCCCGTGGCGTCGGAGCCGGAGCCCGTCGAGCCCGTCGAGCCGGTCGCCGCCGAGGCGCCTGCTCCCGTGGCCCCGCCCGAGCCCGAGGCGACCCAGCCTGAGACGACCCAGCCTGAGACGACCCAGCCCGAGGTGGCCGAGGTGGCACCGGTGAAGGCCGAGCCGGTCGACTCCAAGCCGAAGGTGGTCACCCGGCAGCGCCGCGGTGCCCGCCGCGAGGTCGTGACCACCGGTGAGGGCGCGGTGATGACCGCGGCCAAGTCCGAGGCGCCGGTCGTCAGCAACGGCACGGCCTCGACCCCGGCTCCCAAGGTCGTGACTCGCACCCGCGGCGGCGCCAGCCGCTCGACCACCCCGTCCGCGGACAGCTGACGGAACCACGACGCCCGGTGACCGCGAACGCGGACACCGGGCGTCGTGCCGTCTGCATCGCGGCCGGCCGGGCGGTTACCGACTGTGTGTCAGACCTCCCATGCCTCGAGAGTCTTGCGCGCGCCGACCGCGTGCAATGACGCCAGCGCCTCGGCGTACGGCTCGGTGAACCCGGGCTGGTCGACGAGGTCACCGAAGAGGTCGGGGTCGCGGAGGAAGGCGAGGGGGTCCTCGCGCTGCGCGATCGCACGGCCCATCACCTCGGATCGGCGCCGGTCGACGATATCGATCGGCGCGCCCTGCTCGTCGACGCCCTCGGCGTAGCGGGCCCAGGAGGCGACGACGAGCGCCGATCGGCGCACCGAGCCTCCCGAGGCCAGCTGAGCCGAGACGACGGGTACGAGCCACTTGGGGATCCGGTCGGAGCTCTCGGCGCACAGCCGCGCCAGCGTGTCGCGGATGTGGGGGTTGGCGAAGCGGGAGATCAGCTCCCGCTGGTAGGCCGCCAGGTCCAGGCCGGGCACCTCGGGCAAAGTGGGGGTGGCCTCCTGCGACATGTAGCCGAGCAGGAAGTCGACGAAGAGGGGGTCGCTGCAGACGTCGTGGGCGTAGCGGTAGCCGGAGAGGTAGCCGAGGTAGCACAGCGCCTGATGGCTGGCGTTCAGCAGCCGCAGCTTCATCAGCTCATAGGGCTCGACGTCGGGCACCATCTCGACCCCGGCCTGCTCGAACGGCGGCCGACCCTGCGGGAAGTGGTCCTCGAGCACCCACTGGGAGAAGGGCTCGCTGACCACCGGCCAGGCGTCCTGGATCCCGAACCGCCAACCGACCTCCTCGATGTCGGCATCGGTGGTCGCCGGCGTGATCCGGTCGACCATCGAGCTCGGGAAGGCCACCTCGGATTCGATCCAGTCGCCCAGGTCCGGGTCGCGCAGGGACGCGAACGCCGACAGCATCGCACGGGCGACCTCGCCGTTGCCGGCGATGTTGTCGCACGACATCACCGTGAACGGAGCGACCCCGGCGGCACGACGGCGCGCCAGCGCCTCCACCACGTAGCCGAACGCGGTCGTCGGCGCCGCCTCCGGCTGCAGGTCGGCCTGGATCGCGGGGTCGGAGGCGTCGAAGCCGCCGGTCGCCTGGTTGACGTGGTAGCCGCCCTCGGTGATGGTCAGCGACACGATCCGGATCCGCGGGTCGGTGAGCAACGCCAGCACGGCCTCGGGGGAGTCGGGCGCGAAGAGGTAGTCGATGATCGAGCCGATCACCCGCCCGTGCACGTCGCCGTCCGGGGCCCGTTCGAGGAGCGTGTAGAGGTTGTCCTGGGCGGCGAGCGCGTCCCGCATGCGTACGTCCTGGGGCATCAGCCCCACGCCGACGATGCCCCAGTCGCTGACACCCGAGGCCAGCAGGTCGTCGACGTAGCGCGCCTGATGGGCGCGGTGGAAGCCACCGACCCCGAGATGCACGATCCCGGGTGTGACGGCGGTCCGGTCGTAGGCGGGTACGGCAACGGCGGCAGAGAGCTCGCCGAGCCTGGCTGTCGTGAGTCGTGCCTCGGTCATTTGACCGCTCCCAGGGAGAGCCCCTGGACGAGCTTGTCCTGGGCGGCGAAGCCGGCGATGAGCACGGGCAGCGAGATCAGCGTCGCCCCCGCGGCCAGCTCGGCGAGGTAGGCGTGCTCGGTCTGGATCAGGGTGTTCACGTAGACCGGGCCGGTCTGCGCGGCGACGCTGGTGAGCACCTTGGCGTAGAGCTGCTCGTTCCAGGCGAAGATGAAGCAGATCAGCGAGGTGGCCGCGACGCCCGGCATGGCGATCGGGGCCACGATGCGGGTCAGGATGCGGAACGTGCTGGCGCCGTCGATCGAGGCCGCCTCGATGATCGCGGTAGGCACCTCGACCAGGAACGAGCGCATCATCCAGACCGCGATCGGCAGGTTCATCGCGGTGTAGATCAGGATCAGGATGATCACGTTGTCAGGCATGTTGATGACCTTCGTCGTGAACAGGTAGAGCGGCAGGATCCCGGCGACCATCGGCAGCATCTTGGTCGAGAGGAAGAAGAACATCGCGTCCGACCACCTCCGCACCGGCTTGATCGCCAGGGCGTACGCTGCGGGAATGGCCAGGACGAGCACCAGCAGCGTCGAGATCACGCTGGTGATCACGGAGTTGATCAGTGCCGGCGTGATCGGGTTCGCCGAGGAGAACAGGCCGGCATAGTTGTCCAGCGTCAGCGGCGCACCCCAGCTGGGCGGATAGGTCTGGGCGTCCTGCGGTGCGTGCAGCGAGGTCAGGACCATGTAGAGGATCGGGATCACGAAGATGATGCCGATCAGCCACGCCGCGAGAGGGATGACGATCTTCGCCACCCGTCGCCGGTTCCAAGTGTGCGTCATCAGCTCTCCTCCTCGAGCAGGGACGACACGACGCGCAGCGCGAAGGTCGCGATGATCAGCGATCCGATGACCACGACGACGCCCAGGGCTGAGGCGACCCCGTAGTCCTTGGCCGAGTAGAACGTCTCGTAGACGGCGAACGGGATGTTGGTGGAGTTCAGGCCGCCGGTCATGCCCAGGACCGAGTCGAAGTTCTGGACGATGAAGATCGTGCCCAGGACGATCGAGAGCTCCAGATAGCGGCGTACGTGGGGGAGCGTCATGTGCACGAACGTCTGCCACGCGTTGCAGCCGTCGATGCTCGCCGCCTCCAGCACCTCCGGATCCTGCGACTGCAAGCCGGCGAGGAGGATCAGCATCATGAACGGTGTCCATTGCCAGATCAGCTCGATCTCGATGGCGAGCTTGGGATGGTCGGTGAGGAAGGCGATGTCCTGGGCACCGGGCACGCCGAGCTGACCGAGCACCCCGTCGACCAGGCCGAACCCGGTCATCAGGATGCCGTTTCCCCAGAAGACCGCGGCTGCGATCGGCACGATCAGGAACGGCGCGATCATCATGGTGCGCACCAGTCCGCGGCCGATGAACGCATGGTTGAGCAGCAGCGCGATCCCGAGGGCGAGCAGGGCGCTGACCCCGACGACGACGACCGTCATCTCGATCGTGTTCAGGACCGCCGTGCGGTAGGCCGGCGTCGTGAACACCGTCTTGAAGTTGTCGAGGCCGGCGAAGCTGCGCTCCGGGGCGTCGGGCTGGGCGCTCCAGCTCATGAACGACATCACCAGCGTCGCGACGAACGGCAGCTGGGTCACCACGATCAGGAAGATCAGGGCCGGCAGCAGCGGCGCCCGCAGCTTCCAGGACTCGCGGCCCCACTTCTTGTACGGCGTGGGCGGCCGCCCCGCGGTCGGCCCCGTCGGCTCCGCCGCTGCGGGAGATGTTGGGGTCACCGCGGCCATCACTGCTTCTCCTTCTGGACGTCGCCGTAGGCCTGGGCGAGGGCCTGGCATCGGTCGAGGGCCGCGTCGGTGGTCTTCGAGCCCGAGATGGCGCTCGAGAGCTGTTTGGCGCACTCGGTGCCGAAGTCGGTGAAGCTCGGGACCCCGACGAACTGGATGCCGGTGTAGGGCCGCTTCTGGACCCCCGGGTTGTCGGCCTGGGCGTTCTTGATCGCGTTCATGGTCGGCGTCGCGAAGGAGCCGGCCACCTCGAGGTACTCGGGGTTCTCGTAGGTCGAGGCGCGCTTGCCCGCCGGGACGTTGGTCGGACCGCCGGTGTCGTTCTCGGTGTCGGCCATCACCAGCTCCTCGTACTCCTTGCTGGAGGCCCAGGCGACGAACTTCTTGGCGTCCTCCTGGTGGCGGGAGGCCTTCTGGATCGCCCAGGCCCAGGTGTAGAGCCAGCCGGCGTTCTCGGTCTGGTCGTGCGGGGCGGCGACGTAGCCGACCTTCCCCTTGACCGGCGACTCGGGCGCTTCCAGCGACCCGGCGCCGGAGGTGGCGTCGTACCACATCGCGACCTTGCCCTGCTGCATGGCGTTGAGGCACTGCGGGAAGCTGAAGGTCGCGGCGCCGGCCTCGCCGTGCTCGCGGACCAGGTCGACGTAGAAGTTGGCGGCCTTCTTGAAGCCGCCCTTGTTGACCTGGGCGTTCCAGTCCTCGTCGAACCAGGTGCCGCCCATGGTGTTGACCACGGTCGTGATCGAGGCGAGGTTGTCTCCCCAGCCGGCCAGGCCGCGCAGGCAGATCCCGCGCATGTCCGGCTCGGCCTCGTTGATCTTGGCGGCGAAGCCGGCGACCTGGTCCCAGGTCGGCTCGGCCGGCATCTCGAGGCCGTGCTTCTCGAAGAGATCCTTGCGGTACATCAGGAACGACGACTCACCGTAGAACGGCTGTCCGTAGACCTTGCCGTTGGCCGAGAGCGCCTCGGTCATGGGGGTGAGGATGTCGTCCTGGTCGAACTCGGGGTCGTTGGAGATGCTCTCCATGTCCGAGATCCAGCCGGCTTCGGCGTAGTAGGGGATCTCGAAGTTGGACAGCGTCGCCACGTCGTAGATCCCGGACTGGTTGGCGAACTCGGTGCTCGCGGTGTCGCGCATGTCCTGCTCGACCTTGACCACGAAGTTCACCTCGATCCCGGTCTCCTTGGTGAAGTGCTCCGCGGTGAGCTCCTGGAGCTCGAGCATCTGTGGGTTGTTGACCATCAGCACCGTGATGCTGTGCTCACCCGCGCTCGTGCCGCCGGCACCGAGCCCGCCCGTCCCACAGGCTGTCAACAAGACCGTGGCCAGTGAGAGCGCTGTGAGCGCTGCGGAGGTCCGTCTCCGTGCCCGCATCTGTCTGCCTCCTCGCAGTGTGACTGTCGTCACCGACCACGATGGCGCAATTTCCGCCGAACCCCCTAGCCCGGTCGACGTGCCCGGAGCGCCCGGTTGCTGCCCGTTCTCGGGCCCATGCTCCGGTCTCTCTCAGGCCCGGACGACCCTGGGCCCGAGCGCCGCGAACCGACGTGCCTCGGTGGCCGAGAGCTCGGTCCCGGTGATGAGGAGCTCGAAGTCGCGTACGCCCGCGAAGCGGCACAGGCTGGAGGCACCGAACTTGGTGTGGGCGCCGAAGAAGATCCGGCGGCGGGAACGCTCGATGGCGGCACGCTTGACCGCGGCCACCGACGGGTCCTGGGTGGTGAGGCCCTGCTCGCGGGAGATCCCGTTGGCGCCGATGTAGGCCAGGTCGATCACCAGGTCGGCCAGCATCCGGGTCGCCCACTGGTCCACGACGCCGCGGGTGATGGTGCGGACGCGCCCGCCCAGGACGATCACGGTGAGGTCCGGGTCGGCGGAGAGCCGGGTGGCCACCGGCAGGGACGGGGTGATGATCGTCGCCGGCCCCTGCCCGAAGAGCTCCTCGGCCAGGAACTGCGGCATGGTGCCCTCGTCGATGTAGATCGTCTCCGCACCGCGCCGGTGCTGGAGGGCGGCCCGCGCGATCCGGTGCTTCTCATCGACGTCGCGGCCCGCCCGGAACTCGAGCGAGGTCTCGAAGCTGCCGCTCTCCAGGGCGACCGCACCGCCATAGACCCGCTCCACGACGCCGCGGTCGGCGAGCACCTTGAGGTCGCGCCGGATCGTCTCGACGCTCACCCCGAGATCGGGGGCGAGGTCGGCGACGGACACCCGCCCGGTCGCGCGTGCGCGCGCCAGGATCTCGTCCTGCCTGGCCTGGTTCGCGTGCGACGGTTCGGTCGGCGTCATGGGCGCCATCATGCCCGCAATCGTGCCCGGTTCGCAGCGGGCGGGCTTGAACCGGGCGCCCGGTTGGCCAGATCGGGGCCCTTGGGCGCACAATGTCCCCGGCATTGTCCAAGCGGACGGTGTCGCGGCGTTTTGCGGCTACCTGGCCGCGTACGTAAGATTGAATCTCGGCGTGCGCAGTGCGCCGTTCCTGCAGGCATCTGCTGGCACCTATCGCTTCGGGGTCCGGTCTGCTTTGCCGCGGGGCGACACAAGACTTTGAGTTCGGAGCAATGAAGGAGACCGCGGTGTACGCGATCGTGAAGGCTGGCAGCAAGCAGCAGAAGGTCGTTGTCGGCGACGTCATCGAGATCGACCGCCTCGACGGCGAGGCCGGTGCTGCGATCTCGCTGCCCGTGGTCATGCTCGTCGACGGTGAGACCGTCACCACGACCGGCCTCGACAAGGCCTCTGTGGCTGCTGAGATCGTCGGTGCCTCCAAGGGCCCGAAGATCATCATCCAGAAGTACAAGAACAAGACCGGCTACAAGAAGCGCCAGGGTCACCGTCAGAAGTACACCCAGGTCAAGGTCACCGCGATCAACGCCTGATTCCGGCGTTCTAGAGACACCTAAAGGACTGAGAAGATGGCACACAAGAAGGGTGCAGCAAGCACCAAGAACGGTCGCGACTCCAACGCCCAGCGCCTCGGTGTGAAGCGCTTCGGCGGCCAGGTCGTCGGCGCCGGCGAGATCATCGTTCGCCAGCGTGGCACCCACTTCCACCCCGGCACCAACGTCGGTCGTGGCGGCGACGACACCCTGTTCGCCCTGCAGCCGGGCGCGGTCGAGTTCGGCAAGCGCCGCGGCCGCCGGGTGATCAACATCGTCCCGGGCGACGCCTGAGCTACGCCTTTCGAAGGGCGCTCCCTGTTGGGGAGCGCCCTTCGGCTATTTCAGGATCAGAGTCTCGCCGCGCGCTGAGCGATCGCCTCGAAGACCTGCTGCGAGAGCTCCCACCGGGTCCCGGCACGGGGCCAGTGGATCGCGATGTCCGTGATCCCGATCTCGGCGTAGGCGCCGGCGAGGTCCTCGAACGCGTCCGCAGACTCGGTCCACGGCTCGTCGGTGAACCCGGACATGAAGAGCTTCGGCATCGCGGCGTAGTCCCGGCCGGCCTCCTCGCAGGCTGCGCGGAGCATCTCGAGCCGTTGGGCGACGTACGCCTTCGGGTCCTCGCCACCAGGGTTGGCGATCCAGCCGTCGCCGACCTCGGCGGCGAGTCGGATCCCGCGGGGGCCGTTGCCGGCCAGCCACATCGGCGTACGCGGCTGCTGGACCTGGCCGGGGGAGACGGTGACCTCGTGGGTCTGCCAGTGCTCGCCGTCGATCGTGACCGGTGACTCACGCAGCAGTCGGTCGACGGTGCGGGTCCACTCCGCGAACCGGTCGGCGCGCTCGCGAGGCGTGAACTTCCGACCGAGCACGTCTCCGTCGGAGGTGTGGTCGTCGCCGCCCGCGCCGATGCCGATCGTCACGCGCCCTCCGGAGATGCGGTCGAGGCTGCGGATCGCCGCGGCGGTCGGGATCGGCGTACGGAAGTTGGGGGTGGTCACCAGCGTCCCGAGCCGGATCGTCGAGGTGAGGGCCGCGGCGGCGGCCATCGACGTGAACGCCTCCTCCCAGGGGCTGTGCCCACGCCAGGCCAGATGGTCATAGACCCAGGCCGTCTCGAACCCGAGCTGCTCGGCCTGAACCCAACGCTCGCCCATCGCCGGCCAGTCCTCGATCGGCCACATCACTGTTCCTACACGCATGCGCACAGTCTGCACCTGGGAACCCATTGCGTCGCGCGGATAACAGGTGTAGGGCCTACCGTCGGTAGGCTGGAGCCATGGCTGTACCCACTTTTGTCGACCGTGTCACCCTCCACGTCGAGGCCGGTCGCGGCGGGCACGGGGTGGCGTCGGTGCACCGCGAGAAGTTCAAGCCGCTGGGCGGTCCTGACGGCGGCAACGGTGGCACCGGCGGGTCCATCATCCTGCGCGTCGATCCCGATGTGACCACGTTGATCGACTACCACCACAGCCCCAAGCGCAAGGCCGCCAACGGGGGCCAGGCTGCGGGCGACTTCAAGAACGGCGCCCGCGGCGAGGACATGGTGCTCACCGTTCCTGACGGCACCGTTGTGACCGACCCGCAGGGCAACGTGCTCGCCGACCTGGTGGGCCCGGGCTCCGAGCTCGTCCTGGCCGAGGGCGGCCGTGGCGGGCTCGGCAACGCGGCCCTGGCCTCCTCCAAGCGCAAGGCCCCCGGGTTCGCGCTCCTCGGCGAGCCGGGCGAGGCACGGGAGATCGGCCTGGAGCTCAAGGTCGTCGCCGACATCGGCCTGGTCGGCTTCCCGAGCGCCGGCAAGTCGTCGCTGATCGCGGCCATCTCGCGGGCCCGGCCGAAGATCGCCGACTATCCGTTCACCACCCTGGTGCCCAACCTCGGCGTAGTGAAGGGCGGCGACATCACCTTCACCGTCGCCGACGTGCCGGGTCTGATCGAGGGCGCTGCCGACGGCCGAGGCCTCGGCCACGAGTTCCTGCGCCACATCGAGCGCTGTGCCGCGCTCGTCCACGTCATCGACACCGCGAGCATCGAGCCGGGCCGCAACCCGATCGACGACCTCGACGTCATCGAGAACGAGCTCTCCCGTCACGGCGGCCTCGAGGACCGGCCGCGGCTGGTCGCGCTGAACAAGGTCGACGTCCCGGACGGTCGCGCGATCGCCGAGA
Coding sequences within:
- a CDS encoding mannitol dehydrogenase family protein; the encoded protein is MTEARLTTARLGELSAAVAVPAYDRTAVTPGIVHLGVGGFHRAHQARYVDDLLASGVSDWGIVGVGLMPQDVRMRDALAAQDNLYTLLERAPDGDVHGRVIGSIIDYLFAPDSPEAVLALLTDPRIRIVSLTITEGGYHVNQATGGFDASDPAIQADLQPEAAPTTAFGYVVEALARRRAAGVAPFTVMSCDNIAGNGEVARAMLSAFASLRDPDLGDWIESEVAFPSSMVDRITPATTDADIEEVGWRFGIQDAWPVVSEPFSQWVLEDHFPQGRPPFEQAGVEMVPDVEPYELMKLRLLNASHQALCYLGYLSGYRYAHDVCSDPLFVDFLLGYMSQEATPTLPEVPGLDLAAYQRELISRFANPHIRDTLARLCAESSDRIPKWLVPVVSAQLASGGSVRRSALVVASWARYAEGVDEQGAPIDIVDRRRSEVMGRAIAQREDPLAFLRDPDLFGDLVDQPGFTEPYAEALASLHAVGARKTLEAWEV
- a CDS encoding carbohydrate ABC transporter permease encodes the protein MTHTWNRRRVAKIVIPLAAWLIGIIFVIPILYMVLTSLHAPQDAQTYPPSWGAPLTLDNYAGLFSSANPITPALINSVITSVISTLLVLVLAIPAAYALAIKPVRRWSDAMFFFLSTKMLPMVAGILPLYLFTTKVINMPDNVIILILIYTAMNLPIAVWMMRSFLVEVPTAIIEAASIDGASTFRILTRIVAPIAMPGVAATSLICFIFAWNEQLYAKVLTSVAAQTGPVYVNTLIQTEHAYLAELAAGATLISLPVLIAGFAAQDKLVQGLSLGAVK
- a CDS encoding carbohydrate ABC transporter permease; translation: MAAVTPTSPAAAEPTGPTAGRPPTPYKKWGRESWKLRAPLLPALIFLIVVTQLPFVATLVMSFMSWSAQPDAPERSFAGLDNFKTVFTTPAYRTAVLNTIEMTVVVVGVSALLALGIALLLNHAFIGRGLVRTMMIAPFLIVPIAAAVFWGNGILMTGFGLVDGVLGQLGVPGAQDIAFLTDHPKLAIEIELIWQWTPFMMLILLAGLQSQDPEVLEAASIDGCNAWQTFVHMTLPHVRRYLELSIVLGTIFIVQNFDSVLGMTGGLNSTNIPFAVYETFYSAKDYGVASALGVVVVIGSLIIATFALRVVSSLLEEES
- a CDS encoding ABC transporter substrate-binding protein; this translates as MRARRRTSAALTALSLATVLLTACGTGGLGAGGTSAGEHSITVLMVNNPQMLELQELTAEHFTKETGIEVNFVVKVEQDMRDTASTEFANQSGIYDVATLSNFEIPYYAEAGWISDMESISNDPEFDQDDILTPMTEALSANGKVYGQPFYGESSFLMYRKDLFEKHGLEMPAEPTWDQVAGFAAKINEAEPDMRGICLRGLAGWGDNLASITTVVNTMGGTWFDEDWNAQVNKGGFKKAANFYVDLVREHGEAGAATFSFPQCLNAMQQGKVAMWYDATSGAGSLEAPESPVKGKVGYVAAPHDQTENAGWLYTWAWAIQKASRHQEDAKKFVAWASSKEYEELVMADTENDTGGPTNVPAGKRASTYENPEYLEVAGSFATPTMNAIKNAQADNPGVQKRPYTGIQFVGVPSFTDFGTECAKQLSSAISGSKTTDAALDRCQALAQAYGDVQKEKQ
- a CDS encoding DeoR/GlpR family DNA-binding transcription regulator gives rise to the protein MTPTEPSHANQARQDEILARARATGRVSVADLAPDLGVSVETIRRDLKVLADRGVVERVYGGAVALESGSFETSLEFRAGRDVDEKHRIARAALQHRRGAETIYIDEGTMPQFLAEELFGQGPATIITPSLPVATRLSADPDLTVIVLGGRVRTITRGVVDQWATRMLADLVIDLAYIGANGISREQGLTTQDPSVAAVKRAAIERSRRRIFFGAHTKFGASSLCRFAGVRDFELLITGTELSATEARRFAALGPRVVRA
- the rplU gene encoding 50S ribosomal protein L21; the protein is MYAIVKAGSKQQKVVVGDVIEIDRLDGEAGAAISLPVVMLVDGETVTTTGLDKASVAAEIVGASKGPKIIIQKYKNKTGYKKRQGHRQKYTQVKVTAINA
- the rpmA gene encoding 50S ribosomal protein L27, encoding MAHKKGAASTKNGRDSNAQRLGVKRFGGQVVGAGEIIVRQRGTHFHPGTNVGRGGDDTLFALQPGAVEFGKRRGRRVINIVPGDA
- a CDS encoding LLM class flavin-dependent oxidoreductase, which gives rise to MRVGTVMWPIEDWPAMGERWVQAEQLGFETAWVYDHLAWRGHSPWEEAFTSMAAAAALTSTIRLGTLVTTPNFRTPIPTAAAIRSLDRISGGRVTIGIGAGGDDHTSDGDVLGRKFTPRERADRFAEWTRTVDRLLRESPVTIDGEHWQTHEVTVSPGQVQQPRTPMWLAGNGPRGIRLAAEVGDGWIANPGGEDPKAYVAQRLEMLRAACEEAGRDYAAMPKLFMSGFTDEPWTESADAFEDLAGAYAEIGITDIAIHWPRAGTRWELSQQVFEAIAQRAARL
- the obgE gene encoding GTPase ObgE, which encodes MAVPTFVDRVTLHVEAGRGGHGVASVHREKFKPLGGPDGGNGGTGGSIILRVDPDVTTLIDYHHSPKRKAANGGQAAGDFKNGARGEDMVLTVPDGTVVTDPQGNVLADLVGPGSELVLAEGGRGGLGNAALASSKRKAPGFALLGEPGEAREIGLELKVVADIGLVGFPSAGKSSLIAAISRARPKIADYPFTTLVPNLGVVKGGDITFTVADVPGLIEGAADGRGLGHEFLRHIERCAALVHVIDTASIEPGRNPIDDLDVIENELSRHGGLEDRPRLVALNKVDVPDGRAIAEMTIDEFEKRGMKVFEISAASGEGTQQLIYAMAEIVAASRKDVPTVAPTRIVLRPEGVEGKNGFTVKISKHGEYLVRGPQPERWVRQTDFENEEAVGYLADRLNRLGVEKRLVELGAVEGDTVIIGDPANSVVFDFRPSIDTGAEMLGRRGEDQRFYEERPAASRRREIDAGMETKEEYEARADIARRLRDGAGPVSYEIGGEDDPDNDWAENDPAADSGQRTGE